Proteins encoded by one window of Pseudorca crassidens isolate mPseCra1 chromosome 3, mPseCra1.hap1, whole genome shotgun sequence:
- the CXCL14 gene encoding C-X-C motif chemokine 14, with protein MRVLTAALLLLLLALCAARVDGSKCKCSRKGPKIRYSDVKKLEMKPKYPHCEEKMVIITTKSVSRYRGQEHCLHPKLQSTKRFIKWYNAWNEKRRVYEE; from the exons ATGAGGGTCCTGACGGCAGCGCTGCTCCTGCTGCTCCTGGCGCTGTGCGCCGCGCGCGTGGACG GGTCCAAATGCAAGTGCTCCCGGAAGGGACCCAAGATCCGCTACAGCGACGTGAAGAAGCTGGAAATGAAGCCAAAGTACCCGCACTGCGAGGAGAAAATGGTTAT CATCACCACCAAGAGTGTGTCCAGGTACCGGGGTCAGGAGCACTGCCTGCACCCCAAGCTGCAGAGCACCAAGCGGTTCATCAAGTGGTACAACGCCTGGAATGAGAAGCGCAG GGTCTACGAAGAATAG